A genome region from Nitrospira sp. includes the following:
- a CDS encoding NfeD family protein: protein MTWWLWAFLGLFLLGSEIVTPGGFYMLFFGIGALVVGALVGLGMIQTEWMSWLLFSVFSVASLVILRPPLRRLMTADRGNASSVDTMSGETAIVLEDLQPGAMGKAECRGSTWNAHNAGDKPLLKGQRSLVDRVDGITLWIKPE from the coding sequence ATGACCTGGTGGCTCTGGGCCTTTCTGGGACTGTTTCTGCTCGGCAGCGAGATCGTCACGCCCGGCGGGTTTTACATGTTGTTCTTCGGCATCGGGGCGCTGGTCGTGGGGGCGCTCGTCGGCCTGGGCATGATTCAGACTGAATGGATGTCCTGGCTCCTGTTTTCGGTCTTCTCCGTCGCCTCCCTGGTCATCCTTCGTCCTCCGCTCCGCCGTCTCATGACAGCCGATCGGGGCAACGCCTCATCGGTCGACACTATGAGCGGCGAAACCGCCATTGTTCTGGAGGACCTTCAACCCGGCGCCATGGGCAAAGCGGAATGCCGGGGCAGCACCTGGAATGCGCACAACGCCGGCGACAAGCCGCTGCTCAAAGGACAACGCAGCCTCGTGGATCGTGTAGACGGCATCACCCTGTGGATCAAACCTGAATGA